Proteins from a genomic interval of Nitrosomonas sp.:
- a CDS encoding Na(+)-translocating NADH-quinone reductase subunit A → MKNLPSQSRESRHIKLRKGLDLPIGGAPQQQIADSTLSIHHVAVAGVDFVDLKPDMRVAEGDQVKLGQVLFAHKTLPEIVFTAPGAGQIEAIHRGAQRRLLSVVIRLDEQETEETFAQYAPEVLHTLTADEVKTNLLASGLWTALRTRPFSKLPDPSTRPAAIFITAMDSNPLAADPAPLIAAEAADFGHGLQVLARLTDGPLWLCHDVRSSLALAKSALSISSLRLAAFSGPHPAGLPGTHIHFLQPADLNTTVWHLNYQDVIAIGKLFTTGRLVVERIVALGGPPVARPRLLRTRMGASIEELLASEGIDGNENRIISGSVWSGRRAVGELAYLGRYHLQISAIREAPPREFLGWLRPDGNKFSRMNVFFSSLLRKRKAYEFSASQHGSPRAMIPISTFEEVMPLDILPAQLLRALLVADTDMAQKLGCLELDEEDLALCSFVCVGKHDYGVVLRNNLRLIEKEG, encoded by the coding sequence ATGAAAAATTTGCCCAGCCAATCCCGGGAAAGCAGACATATCAAGCTGAGAAAAGGATTGGATCTGCCAATCGGTGGCGCACCGCAGCAGCAAATAGCGGATAGTACGCTTTCTATTCATCATGTGGCCGTCGCTGGTGTTGATTTTGTTGATCTCAAACCGGACATGCGGGTAGCAGAAGGTGATCAGGTGAAACTTGGGCAGGTGCTTTTCGCGCACAAGACACTACCGGAAATCGTTTTTACGGCACCTGGAGCCGGGCAAATCGAGGCCATTCATCGTGGTGCGCAGCGCAGACTGCTGTCAGTCGTTATCAGACTCGACGAACAGGAAACAGAGGAAACATTTGCGCAGTATGCCCCAGAAGTGCTCCACACCCTGACTGCCGACGAGGTCAAAACCAATCTATTGGCGTCCGGCCTATGGACGGCGCTGCGTACACGTCCATTTAGCAAGTTGCCGGATCCGTCCACCCGTCCGGCTGCAATTTTCATCACCGCTATGGACAGCAATCCGCTGGCAGCTGATCCCGCACCTCTCATTGCAGCTGAAGCGGCTGATTTTGGGCACGGATTACAAGTGCTCGCACGGCTGACCGATGGTCCGCTGTGGTTGTGCCATGACGTGCGTTCATCTTTAGCGCTTGCAAAATCCGCGCTATCGATATCGTCTTTACGGCTGGCAGCTTTCAGTGGCCCGCATCCTGCCGGGCTGCCGGGCACCCATATTCATTTCCTTCAACCAGCTGACTTAAATACGACCGTCTGGCATCTGAACTACCAGGACGTTATTGCCATTGGCAAGCTGTTTACGACCGGCCGGTTGGTGGTTGAACGTATCGTGGCGCTTGGCGGGCCGCCGGTTGCACGTCCTCGCCTGCTGCGTACCAGGATGGGTGCGTCGATCGAGGAATTACTCGCCAGTGAAGGCATTGATGGCAATGAAAACCGTATTATTTCCGGATCGGTCTGGTCGGGGCGTCGCGCAGTTGGTGAACTTGCTTACCTTGGGCGATATCATTTGCAGATCAGCGCCATTCGTGAAGCGCCTCCAAGAGAATTTCTCGGCTGGTTACGGCCCGATGGCAACAAGTTTTCCAGAATGAATGTTTTCTTTTCCAGCCTGCTGCGTAAACGGAAAGCATACGAATTTTCTGCCAGCCAGCACGGCAGCCCGCGAGCAATGATCCCAATCAGTACATTCGAGGAAGTGATGCCGCTCGACATTTTGCCAGCTCAGCTTTTGCGAGCATTGCTGGTTGCAGATACTGACATGGCGCAGAAACTCGGTTGCCTTGAGCTGGACGAAGAAGATCTGGCGCTCTGCTCTTTTGTTTGCGTTGGAAAACACGACTATGGTGTCGTGTTACGCAATAATTTGCGTCTGATCGAGAAAGAGGGATAG
- a CDS encoding 2-C-methyl-D-erythritol 2,4-cyclodiphosphate synthase → MNSIRIGQGFDVHPLVNGRALIIGGVAIPFEKGLQGHSDADVLLHALCDALLGAAALGDIGSHFSDTDDHFKGIDSRKLLREVMQLLVQKHYHVINIDATIIAQAPKMAPHIPQMIAHIAQDLDLPADAISIKAKTAEKLGFIGRGEGIVAEVVCLIADKR, encoded by the coding sequence ATGAATTCTATCAGAATAGGCCAGGGATTCGATGTTCATCCCCTGGTAAACGGACGCGCATTGATTATTGGTGGCGTTGCCATTCCCTTTGAAAAAGGATTGCAAGGGCATTCCGATGCAGATGTACTGCTACATGCCCTCTGCGATGCGCTGCTCGGCGCGGCAGCACTTGGGGATATTGGCAGTCATTTTTCTGATACCGATGATCACTTCAAGGGAATCGACAGCCGAAAATTACTGCGGGAAGTAATGCAATTGCTTGTACAGAAGCACTATCACGTCATCAATATCGATGCCACCATCATCGCTCAAGCGCCGAAAATGGCGCCACATATTCCACAAATGATCGCGCATATAGCGCAGGACCTCGATCTGCCTGCCGACGCCATTAGCATTAAGGCAAAAACTGCTGAGAAACTCGGTTTTATCGGTAGAGGTGAAGGTATTGTCGCCGAGGTGGTCTGCCTGATTGCTGATAAACGGTAA
- a CDS encoding CBS domain-containing protein, whose protein sequence is MKTVRQLLQEKGDTIYTAGSEDSVFSAMQKMAANNVGALLVVKDGKPVGIVTERDFSRKSYLLDKPVKDIQVREIMTHQVAYVTPDNTNEDCMALVTEMRIRHLPVLENDKVIGILSIGDLVKDTISQHQFVIAQLERYIYSTPGI, encoded by the coding sequence ATGAAAACTGTCAGACAACTGTTGCAGGAAAAAGGCGATACCATTTATACGGCTGGATCTGAAGATTCGGTATTTAGCGCCATGCAGAAAATGGCTGCGAACAATGTTGGCGCGCTACTGGTCGTCAAAGATGGCAAACCGGTCGGCATTGTTACCGAACGTGATTTTTCCAGAAAATCCTATCTGCTGGATAAGCCGGTCAAAGACATTCAGGTCAGGGAAATCATGACCCATCAAGTTGCTTATGTCACGCCGGACAACACCAATGAAGACTGTATGGCACTGGTAACAGAAATGCGCATTCGCCATCTTCCTGTTCTGGAAAATGACAAGGTGATCGGTATCCTGTCAATTGGTGATCTGGTAAAAGATACTATTTCGCAGCACCAGTTTGTCATTGCACAGCTGGAGCGATACATTTACAGCACGCCAGGTATTTGA
- the nqrE gene encoding NADH:ubiquinone reductase (Na(+)-transporting) subunit E, giving the protein MNSLASLFITAVFVENLALAFFLGMCTFLAISKKIETAFGLGVAVIVVQALTVPLNNLVYQYLLRDGALGWLGLSDIDLSFLGFVSYIGVIAALVQILEMLLDRFFPALYHALGIYLPLITVNCAILGGSLFMVERNYNFAESLTYGLGSGVGWALAITALAGIREKLKYADVPHGLQGLGITFITAGLMAMGFMAFSGMRL; this is encoded by the coding sequence ATGAATAGCCTGGCCAGTTTATTCATTACGGCAGTCTTTGTTGAAAATCTTGCACTGGCTTTTTTTCTGGGCATGTGTACGTTTCTGGCGATTTCTAAGAAAATAGAAACGGCGTTCGGGCTGGGCGTTGCTGTCATCGTCGTGCAGGCTCTGACAGTTCCCCTTAACAATCTGGTTTATCAATACCTGCTGCGGGATGGCGCACTGGGTTGGCTGGGTTTGTCTGATATTGATCTCTCCTTCCTGGGTTTTGTCAGCTACATCGGTGTCATCGCCGCGCTGGTGCAGATCCTCGAAATGCTGCTCGACCGGTTTTTCCCTGCTCTCTATCATGCTCTAGGTATTTATCTGCCACTGATTACCGTCAACTGCGCCATTCTTGGCGGATCGCTGTTCATGGTAGAGCGTAACTACAATTTCGCAGAAAGTCTGACGTATGGTTTGGGTTCAGGTGTGGGATGGGCTTTGGCCATTACCGCGCTGGCTGGCATCCGTGAGAAATTGAAATATGCCGACGTGCCACATGGATTGCAGGGGCTGGGAATCACCTTTATTACTGCCGGTCTGATGGCGATGGGGTTTATGGCATTTTCCGGCATGCGTCTCTAA
- a CDS encoding NADH:ubiquinone reductase (Na(+)-transporting) subunit B, with protein MRSLLDKIKPHFDEGGRLANYHALYEMVDTFLYTPANTTRSAPHVRDAIDLKRLMSYVVVALIPCILWSWYNTGYQANLALQASGIVPQDWRGSLLAWSGLGFDPDDIIACSLYGLLYFLPIYLTTLVVGGCWEVVFALVRKHEVNEGFLVTSMLFALTLPPDIPLWMVALGISFGVVIGKEIFGGTGKNFLNPALVGRAFLYFAYPAEISGDFVWVAVDGYSRATPLGLGAVGGMDAIGEGGYIWWHAFIGLIPGSLGETSTLACLLGAVFLIYTKVASWRIILGVFFGMMATALLFNQLSSDNPMMAMPWYWHLVLGGFAFGMVFMATDPVSAAMTNAGRWVFGILIGFMTVLIRVMNPAFPEGIMLAILFANIFAPLIDYVVIQLNIRRRLQRHG; from the coding sequence ATGCGCAGCCTGCTCGACAAAATCAAGCCACATTTCGATGAAGGAGGGCGCCTGGCAAACTATCACGCTCTCTACGAGATGGTCGATACCTTTTTGTACACACCGGCGAACACGACACGCTCCGCGCCACATGTGCGCGATGCGATTGATCTCAAGCGTCTGATGAGTTATGTGGTCGTTGCATTGATTCCCTGCATTCTGTGGAGCTGGTATAACACCGGCTATCAGGCCAACCTGGCGTTGCAGGCGTCCGGCATTGTGCCGCAGGACTGGCGCGGCAGCCTGCTTGCCTGGTCCGGCCTCGGTTTCGACCCTGATGACATTATTGCCTGTTCGTTATATGGCCTGCTGTATTTTCTGCCGATCTATCTGACCACGCTGGTCGTTGGCGGATGCTGGGAAGTCGTGTTTGCACTGGTGCGCAAACACGAAGTCAATGAAGGGTTTCTGGTCACCTCCATGCTGTTTGCGTTAACGCTGCCACCGGATATACCCTTATGGATGGTGGCGCTTGGCATCAGCTTTGGAGTGGTGATCGGTAAGGAAATTTTTGGCGGTACCGGCAAGAATTTCCTTAACCCGGCACTGGTCGGACGTGCTTTTCTTTATTTTGCTTATCCTGCCGAGATATCCGGTGATTTTGTGTGGGTCGCCGTGGATGGTTATTCCCGCGCCACTCCGCTGGGGCTTGGGGCAGTAGGGGGGATGGATGCGATTGGGGAGGGGGGGTATATCTGGTGGCATGCATTCATTGGCCTCATCCCTGGTTCGCTTGGTGAAACCTCAACACTTGCCTGCCTGTTAGGTGCAGTCTTTCTGATTTATACCAAGGTTGCGTCGTGGCGCATCATTCTCGGTGTTTTTTTTGGCATGATGGCAACTGCGCTGCTGTTTAACCAGCTGTCGAGCGACAACCCGATGATGGCAATGCCGTGGTATTGGCATTTGGTGCTCGGTGGTTTTGCATTTGGTATGGTTTTCATGGCGACTGACCCGGTATCCGCAGCCATGACCAACGCCGGGCGCTGGGTGTTTGGCATACTGATCGGATTCATGACTGTGCTGATCCGTGTCATGAATCCGGCCTTCCCGGAAGGGATCATGCTCGCCATTCTGTTTGCTAACATTTTTGCGCCACTAATCGATTATGTCGTAATTCAGCTCAATATCCGCCGGAGATTGCAACGTCATGGCTGA
- a CDS encoding 2-C-methyl-D-erythritol 4-phosphate cytidylyltransferase yields the protein MADFIALIPAAGTGSRIGEAVPKQYLSLAGKPMIYHAMHALFYTERITRIGVVLSPDDTDWEYYDWSKFEDKLMVLRCGGATRAGSVTNGLRALQASGSIQDQDWVLVHDAARPGLSIALVERLLDQLTEDDVGGILAIPLADTLKRANSDNRIACTEPRDALWQAQTPQMFRAALLLEALQNAPNNITDDASAIEATGRTPKLVMGDAYNFKVTYPQDMALAALILKENKT from the coding sequence ATGGCTGATTTCATCGCGTTGATCCCTGCTGCCGGCACAGGCTCCCGCATTGGTGAAGCCGTACCCAAGCAGTATTTGTCTCTGGCTGGAAAACCAATGATTTATCATGCAATGCATGCGCTTTTTTATACAGAGCGCATTACCAGGATAGGCGTCGTGCTGTCGCCGGACGATACTGATTGGGAATACTACGACTGGTCCAAGTTTGAAGACAAATTGATGGTCTTGCGCTGTGGTGGCGCCACGCGTGCCGGGAGTGTGACTAACGGTCTGCGGGCATTACAAGCCTCTGGCAGTATTCAGGATCAGGATTGGGTGTTGGTGCACGATGCCGCTCGCCCAGGATTGAGTATTGCGCTGGTTGAGCGGTTACTGGATCAGCTTACCGAAGATGACGTTGGCGGAATACTGGCCATTCCGCTGGCGGATACGCTTAAACGCGCCAATAGTGATAACCGCATAGCCTGTACCGAACCCCGCGATGCGTTATGGCAGGCACAAACACCACAGATGTTTCGCGCTGCGCTATTACTCGAAGCATTGCAAAATGCACCCAACAACATAACCGATGACGCAAGCGCAATCGAAGCAACTGGACGCACTCCCAAACTTGTGATGGGTGATGCCTACAATTTTAAAGTCACCTACCCTCAGGATATGGCGTTGGCCGCTTTGATTTTAAAGGAAAATAAAACATGA
- a CDS encoding NADH:ubiquinone reductase (Na(+)-transporting) subunit F → MLEISLGVFFFSAIIILLVFVILGARAKLVPQGQIKIKINNERTIEVATGAKLLGTLAEAGIFVSSPCGGSGTCGQCRVQVFEGGGVILPTEKSHINKHDAQAGYRLSCQVTVKQDLRIAVPHEVFGARKIQCTVRSNRNVATFIKELVLELPGDEPLEFRAGGYIQIECPPHSIKYKNFEIEERFRPDWDRYNLWRYASQIDETVIRAYSMANYPEERDIIMLNVRIATPPPRDTGIPAGVVSSYVFSLRPGDSVTIMGPFGDFYARETNNEMIYVGGGAGMAPLRSHIFDQLCRLRSQRKISYWYGARSKNEMFYVEDFNRLAREYSNFDWHVALSDPLPEDHWRGYTGFIHQVLYDNYLKDHPAPEDCEYYLCGPPMMSQAVIRMLTDLGVEGENILFDDFGG, encoded by the coding sequence ATGCTGGAAATATCACTCGGTGTTTTTTTCTTCTCTGCCATCATTATTTTGTTGGTATTCGTCATTCTGGGAGCGCGCGCCAAACTGGTTCCGCAGGGGCAGATCAAAATCAAAATTAATAACGAGCGCACGATCGAAGTAGCCACAGGCGCAAAACTACTCGGTACGCTGGCAGAAGCCGGAATTTTTGTCAGCTCACCCTGTGGCGGTAGCGGTACCTGCGGTCAGTGTCGCGTTCAGGTTTTTGAAGGAGGGGGGGTGATCCTGCCAACTGAGAAATCCCATATCAACAAGCATGATGCCCAAGCTGGCTATCGCTTGTCCTGTCAAGTGACCGTCAAGCAGGATTTAAGGATTGCCGTGCCACATGAGGTATTTGGCGCCAGAAAAATTCAGTGTACCGTCCGGTCAAATCGTAATGTTGCGACTTTTATCAAAGAGCTGGTGCTTGAACTTCCCGGCGATGAGCCACTTGAATTCCGGGCAGGTGGATATATCCAGATTGAATGCCCACCTCACAGTATTAAATACAAGAATTTTGAGATTGAAGAACGTTTTCGGCCGGATTGGGATCGCTATAATTTATGGCGTTATGCCTCACAAATAGATGAAACGGTGATTCGCGCCTATTCGATGGCCAATTATCCGGAAGAGCGTGACATCATCATGCTTAACGTGCGAATTGCAACGCCGCCACCCAGAGATACCGGTATTCCAGCAGGTGTTGTTTCATCTTATGTTTTTTCACTTCGACCGGGAGATTCCGTCACCATCATGGGCCCATTCGGCGATTTTTATGCGCGCGAGACGAATAATGAGATGATTTATGTGGGTGGCGGAGCGGGTATGGCACCCCTGCGGTCCCATATTTTCGACCAATTGTGTCGGCTGAGGTCACAGCGTAAGATTTCCTACTGGTATGGTGCCCGCTCAAAAAATGAGATGTTTTATGTTGAAGATTTCAACCGGCTGGCCAGGGAATACAGTAACTTTGATTGGCACGTTGCCTTGTCCGACCCGCTACCTGAAGATCATTGGCGAGGTTATACCGGTTTCATTCATCAGGTGCTGTACGATAACTATCTGAAAGACCATCCTGCCCCGGAAGATTGCGAGTATTACCTTTGCGGCCCCCCCATGATGAGTCAGGCCGTCATTCGCATGTTGACAGACCTTGGTGTGGAAGGAGAAAACATTTTGTTTGATGATTTTGGGGGATAA
- a CDS encoding NADH:ubiquinone reductase (Na(+)-transporting) subunit D — protein MKQASRKILFAPIVDNNPIILQVLGICSALAVTTKLSTALTMCVALTLVLVCSNTLISLIRSYIPANIRIIVQMTIISSLVIVVDQFLRAFAYELSRELSVFVGLIITNCIVMGRAEAFAMKNPPWPSFLDGLGNSAGFSLILITVGTIRELLGFGTLLGYVILPLARNGGWYEPNGLMLLPPSAFFLIGLIIWVVRSWKPAQVEAPEFHIQPAHNLMEVRR, from the coding sequence ATGAAACAAGCTAGCCGCAAGATTTTGTTCGCACCCATTGTGGATAACAATCCGATCATTCTACAGGTGCTGGGTATCTGCTCGGCGCTGGCTGTTACCACTAAATTATCCACTGCACTGACCATGTGCGTTGCGCTGACCCTGGTGCTGGTGTGCTCTAATACGTTAATCAGTTTGATTCGTAGTTATATTCCGGCGAATATTCGGATTATCGTGCAAATGACGATTATTTCCTCACTGGTAATCGTGGTTGATCAGTTTCTGCGTGCATTTGCCTATGAACTCAGTCGTGAACTATCCGTTTTTGTCGGATTGATTATCACCAACTGTATCGTCATGGGGCGTGCCGAAGCCTTTGCGATGAAAAATCCACCGTGGCCAAGTTTTCTCGATGGGCTGGGAAACAGTGCTGGTTTCAGTCTGATACTCATCACTGTGGGAACGATACGTGAGCTGCTGGGTTTCGGCACCTTGCTTGGTTACGTCATTCTACCGCTGGCGCGTAACGGTGGCTGGTACGAACCCAATGGGCTGATGCTGTTGCCGCCGAGCGCATTTTTTCTGATCGGCCTGATTATCTGGGTGGTACGCTCATGGAAGCCTGCCCAGGTGGAAGCACCGGAATTTCATATCCAGCCGGCGCATAACCTGATGGAGGTCAGACGATGA
- a CDS encoding VOC family protein translates to MKIDGIFEIAIKVKNLDVSAKFYQEVIGFSKGFYDEKRRWLFLWVGNNKGGIVVLQEDKESCVRQHFAFKVEESELNGLKGYLESSDVVVEGPVSLDWMNAVSIYFADPDGHDLEFCAILDCNGKR, encoded by the coding sequence ATGAAAATAGACGGAATATTTGAAATCGCGATCAAAGTTAAGAATTTGGATGTATCAGCTAAGTTTTACCAAGAAGTTATTGGCTTTAGTAAAGGATTTTACGATGAAAAGCGCCGTTGGCTTTTTCTCTGGGTTGGAAACAACAAAGGCGGCATAGTTGTGTTGCAGGAAGATAAGGAAAGTTGTGTGCGCCAACACTTTGCCTTCAAGGTTGAAGAATCTGAATTGAATGGATTGAAAGGATATTTGGAAAGCAGCGATGTAGTAGTGGAAGGCCCGGTATCATTGGACTGGATGAATGCCGTTTCAATATATTTTGCAGACCCCGACGGCCATGACCTAGAGTTTTGTGCAATTCTGGACTGCAATGGCAAAAGATAG
- a CDS encoding calcium-binding protein: MSQANVYEQYMLELINAERAKAGAQPLAFDGDLNESAENHSNWMIATDTFSHTGAGGSNPGNRMAAAGYTFTGSWAWAENIAWMSTRSPTGFQDEITQLHSLLMNSAGHKANILNDTFREIGVGFEVGQYGNFEGAFVTQNFARTASNAFLTGVAFDDLDGDKRYDVNEGLGNFTVSAKNNTTAAITTVKTGLAGGYEMELAPGSYTVSFSGSGFSTTSKQINIGSKNVKLDLIDPTASTPTASSGTIMGTTGADTLQGTAGNDVIMGLAGRDMIRGNAGNDRIDGGAGNDKLAGNAGTDVLTGGSGKDIFVFDSLFAGAIDTITDYSPIDDTIQLDKTIFTGLPTGKLNTAAFHIGTAAHDASDRIIYNSQTGALYYDADGIGGASGQQFAQLTGSLVLTHADFYIF; encoded by the coding sequence ATGTCTCAAGCCAATGTTTATGAACAATATATGCTGGAACTAATTAATGCTGAACGCGCCAAGGCGGGCGCTCAGCCACTTGCTTTTGACGGAGACCTGAATGAATCCGCAGAGAATCACAGTAACTGGATGATCGCCACCGATACCTTTTCCCATACTGGCGCTGGTGGATCCAATCCTGGAAATCGTATGGCAGCAGCAGGCTACACCTTTACCGGTTCCTGGGCATGGGCTGAAAATATTGCCTGGATGAGTACGCGATCACCCACCGGTTTTCAGGATGAAATCACGCAATTACACAGTTTGCTGATGAATTCAGCCGGGCACAAAGCAAATATCTTGAATGATACTTTCCGTGAAATCGGTGTTGGTTTTGAAGTCGGGCAGTACGGAAATTTTGAAGGCGCCTTCGTCACCCAAAATTTTGCACGCACAGCATCTAACGCATTTCTGACGGGTGTTGCATTTGATGATCTTGATGGTGACAAGCGTTACGATGTTAATGAGGGGCTCGGCAACTTCACGGTTAGCGCAAAAAACAATACAACTGCAGCAATCACAACAGTAAAAACAGGCTTAGCTGGTGGCTATGAAATGGAACTGGCTCCAGGAAGTTATACCGTCAGTTTTTCCGGCAGCGGATTCAGTACAACGTCGAAGCAGATCAACATCGGCAGCAAGAATGTCAAGCTTGATTTGATCGACCCGACAGCCAGCACGCCTACTGCGTCTTCTGGCACAATCATGGGTACAACTGGTGCAGATACCCTCCAGGGCACGGCTGGAAATGATGTCATTATGGGACTGGCTGGCCGGGATATGATTCGAGGAAATGCCGGTAATGACAGAATAGATGGTGGCGCAGGTAACGACAAACTTGCGGGTAATGCCGGCACGGATGTGCTGACAGGTGGATCAGGCAAAGATATCTTTGTTTTTGATTCCCTCTTTGCCGGAGCAATTGATACCATTACTGACTATTCCCCCATTGACGATACCATACAGCTGGACAAAACTATTTTTACCGGATTACCCACAGGGAAGCTGAATACTGCTGCTTTTCACATTGGCACGGCCGCACACGATGCCAGTGACCGTATTATCTACAATTCTCAAACAGGTGCACTTTACTATGATGCGGATGGAATCGGTGGGGCAAGTGGCCAGCAATTCGCCCAGCTAACCGGCAGTCTCGTACTGACTCATGCAGATTTTTATATATTCTAG
- a CDS encoding FAD:protein FMN transferase, producing the protein MSALRKYLASHRIRIIFLLILTLTGLLLGRLLFIFPLPLIHLQGQTMGTQYSIKFRHPHGNEIASTMQEKIDSNLDRINRSMSTYDSASELSRFNQQQSTEWTPVSTELFTVLEAALDIGRKSGGAFDITIGPLVNLWGFGPEFRSDQIPSDEKINRLRKQIGQDKLRLDQVNRSIRKLHPDVHIDMSAIAKGYAVDQIAQLLISNGIEHFMIEIGGEIRAQGHNAQGSAWRIGIEKPQPHTQTVHKILSIQNTALATSGDYRNFFEFDGKRLSHLIDPVTGWPIESHLVSVTVLAEQCMQADAWATALVVLGHNHGLRLAEKMGLPVLFLVNQDGNIREFASSQYPPKQKGNNMQIFVATFLIMGLAILAMAIGVLNKRSPLAGSCGGLGRLGLGCDAGCARPCASRSDSKPQPSPRSQSL; encoded by the coding sequence ATGTCTGCCCTGAGAAAATACCTGGCTTCCCATCGTATACGCATTATTTTTCTGCTGATCTTGACATTAACTGGCTTGCTGCTGGGCAGATTATTGTTCATATTCCCCCTGCCGTTGATACATCTGCAGGGCCAGACCATGGGTACCCAGTACAGCATCAAATTCCGTCACCCTCATGGTAATGAAATAGCCAGCACTATGCAGGAAAAAATTGATTCCAATTTAGATCGAATCAATCGCAGTATGTCTACCTATGATTCAGCATCTGAACTATCCCGGTTCAATCAGCAGCAGTCAACCGAATGGACTCCGGTTTCGACCGAATTATTCACTGTCTTGGAGGCCGCGCTGGATATCGGACGCAAAAGTGGCGGGGCATTTGATATCACAATTGGCCCCCTGGTTAATTTGTGGGGATTCGGTCCCGAATTTCGCAGTGACCAGATACCCAGTGATGAGAAAATCAACCGCCTGCGCAAGCAAATAGGTCAGGACAAGTTGCGGCTTGACCAGGTCAACCGATCAATACGTAAACTCCACCCTGACGTTCATATCGATATGTCGGCCATCGCCAAAGGATATGCTGTTGATCAGATTGCCCAGCTACTCATCTCAAACGGGATTGAACATTTCATGATCGAAATTGGTGGTGAGATTCGTGCGCAAGGTCACAACGCACAGGGATCAGCATGGCGTATCGGTATCGAAAAGCCTCAGCCTCACACCCAAACGGTTCATAAAATTCTGTCGATTCAGAATACTGCACTGGCCACTTCCGGAGATTACCGGAATTTTTTCGAGTTTGACGGCAAACGCTTGAGTCACCTGATCGATCCGGTTACCGGCTGGCCTATTGAGAGCCACCTGGTTTCAGTCACTGTCCTCGCAGAACAATGCATGCAGGCTGATGCCTGGGCAACGGCACTGGTCGTGCTGGGTCATAATCACGGTTTGAGACTCGCCGAGAAAATGGGATTGCCGGTATTATTTCTGGTTAATCAGGATGGCAACATTCGGGAATTCGCCAGCAGTCAATATCCACCGAAACAAAAAGGTAATAATATGCAGATTTTTGTCGCCACCTTTCTCATTATGGGACTGGCTATTTTAGCCATGGCGATTGGTGTACTGAATAAACGCTCACCTTTAGCCGGCAGCTGTGGTGGTCTTGGTCGCCTGGGGTTGGGGTGTGACGCCGGCTGCGCCCGGCCTTGCGCCAGCCGGAGTGACTCAAAACCGCAACCCTCTCCCAGGAGCCAGAGTTTGTGA
- a CDS encoding Na(+)-translocating NADH-quinone reductase subunit C, with amino-acid sequence MAESKPAPVQASSNRQILGIALVVCLVCSLVVATTAVTLKPLQTANQIEARQQVLVELAGLTLPDGSIEAAYRRFDVVMVELDSGEPRPDISAENFDLKLAVRREGGSTPLARADDPANIRRRPIYLPVYQLRNRNGYLETLILPVFGYGLWSTLYGFIALKGDLRTITGIRFYEHGETPGLGGEVDNPDWLASWRGKVAFDENWQPRIELVKGHMSGDDVLDHQYKVDGLSGATMTTRGINDLLKYWLGDTGFGPYLMRLRKQQDEGVNDETS; translated from the coding sequence ATGGCTGAATCAAAACCAGCACCCGTTCAAGCAAGCAGCAACCGCCAGATTTTGGGTATCGCACTTGTGGTATGCCTGGTTTGTTCGCTGGTTGTGGCCACGACTGCGGTTACCCTCAAACCTCTACAGACTGCCAACCAGATCGAGGCGCGCCAGCAGGTGCTGGTCGAGCTGGCTGGATTAACTCTGCCTGATGGTTCAATCGAGGCCGCTTACCGACGTTTCGATGTTGTTATGGTTGAACTTGACAGCGGCGAGCCCAGACCAGATATCAGTGCTGAAAACTTTGATCTCAAACTGGCAGTCAGAAGAGAAGGGGGGTCGACTCCATTAGCGCGCGCGGATGATCCAGCCAATATTCGGCGTAGACCAATCTATCTGCCGGTCTATCAGCTCAGAAATCGGAATGGCTATCTGGAGACCTTGATTCTGCCAGTTTTTGGTTATGGATTGTGGTCAACGTTATATGGTTTTATCGCGCTGAAAGGGGATTTACGCACCATAACAGGTATCCGTTTTTATGAGCACGGGGAAACGCCAGGGCTGGGTGGAGAAGTCGATAACCCCGACTGGCTTGCCAGCTGGCGTGGCAAAGTAGCATTTGACGAGAATTGGCAGCCTCGCATTGAACTCGTTAAAGGCCATATGAGTGGCGATGATGTACTCGATCATCAGTACAAAGTGGATGGCTTGTCCGGCGCGACGATGACAACGCGGGGCATCAATGACTTGCTGAAATACTGGTTAGGCGATACCGGTTTTGGCCCCTATCTGATGCGATTGCGTAAACAGCAAGATGAAGGAGTGAATGATGAAACAAGCTAG